In Streptomyces sp. NBC_00569, a single genomic region encodes these proteins:
- a CDS encoding LacI family DNA-binding transcriptional regulator — protein sequence MKRRPHGQRPTIEDVARRAGVSRSTVSRVINREPRVRAEVVVRVREVIAELDYVPNQAARQLVTHRTGAVAVVADQPDGRLFLDPYFDCLLRGVRRELAGRGSQVVLLFLDGPDDLPRVADYLGGGHVDGAVLFSLHPGDRLHEMIGRLGLPAVFGGRPLLRAGDTEPAFAYVDGDNRGGARQAVEYLVSHGRRRITAITGPYDQEQSAAERLAGYRDVLPDAAPELIERADYTRQGGADAMAVLLDRCPDLDAVFVASDLMASGALEALRARGRRVPGDVAVVGFDDLADIAESTDPPLTTVHQDVEEMGLLMARLVFERTARPASVVVPTRLVVRASA from the coding sequence TTGAAGCGACGGCCACACGGACAGCGCCCCACCATCGAGGACGTCGCGCGCCGCGCGGGGGTGTCGAGATCGACGGTCTCGCGAGTGATCAACCGCGAGCCCCGGGTGCGGGCCGAGGTCGTGGTGCGCGTCCGCGAAGTGATCGCCGAGCTGGACTACGTGCCCAATCAGGCCGCCCGCCAGCTGGTCACCCACCGCACGGGCGCCGTCGCCGTCGTCGCGGACCAGCCCGACGGCCGTCTCTTCCTGGACCCGTACTTCGACTGCCTGCTGAGAGGCGTCCGCAGGGAACTCGCGGGGCGCGGCTCCCAGGTCGTCCTGCTGTTCCTGGACGGGCCGGACGACCTCCCGCGCGTGGCCGACTACCTCGGCGGCGGCCATGTCGACGGCGCCGTCCTGTTCTCCCTGCATCCCGGCGACCGGCTGCACGAGATGATCGGCCGGCTCGGTCTGCCCGCCGTCTTCGGCGGCCGCCCGCTGCTGCGGGCCGGCGACACCGAACCGGCCTTTGCCTACGTCGACGGCGACAACCGCGGCGGAGCCCGGCAGGCCGTCGAGTACCTCGTGTCCCATGGACGCCGGCGCATCACCGCCATCACCGGCCCCTACGACCAGGAGCAGTCCGCCGCCGAGCGGCTGGCCGGCTACCGGGACGTCCTCCCGGACGCGGCGCCGGAGCTGATCGAGCGTGCCGACTACACCCGGCAGGGCGGCGCCGACGCCATGGCCGTGCTGCTCGACCGGTGTCCTGATCTGGACGCCGTCTTCGTCGCCTCCGACCTGATGGCCTCCGGCGCACTGGAGGCGCTGCGCGCGCGAGGGCGCCGGGTGCCCGGGGACGTGGCCGTCGTCGGATTCGACGACCTGGCCGACATCGCGGAATCGACCGACCCGCCGCTGACCACCGTCCACCAGGACGTGGAGGAAATGGGGCTACTGATGGCGCGGCTGGTTTTCGAGCGGACCGCCCGGCCCGCGTCGGTCGTCGTGCCGACCCGGCTCGTGGTTCGGGCGTCCGCCTGA
- a CDS encoding RNA-guided endonuclease InsQ/TnpB family protein: protein MTTERVQRKRQLGHRARLALTPAQIRLMDDQAHAARAMWNCLHDWWTMLPKGKRSLAAADAAIRQARKEIEWLGVLPAQAAQAVLKTYFQAWKNCWDGRADAPNFKARLRTVMSVDIPQGRDLNITRVHRRWGMVNIPRIGRVPFRWTKDLPVGKRADTDNRITGARLVKDALGWHIAFRVQTLEAKPEPHQGPEVGIDAGVNLPLALSDGNHHNHGRPPRLPDGTADRDKWLTPDEKAKLLRLEQRAAQRKQHRKNGEKTSRRLQHTYDQIKQLRATATRRAVDWQHKTTTAIAQQYGTVVVEALTITNMVKSAKGTIEEPGKNVAQKSGLNRSISQEAWGRTVTMLTYKTARQGGTLHKVPAPGTSLRCSACGITTPGSRQDQATFVCKNPDCGWSGNADWNAARNVLHLYRTGHALIPAAGRAVVRRPRGAKPATARQAGISLVHEGEHFNRSASPLGIPSGCSQGSACKETFTQVRRSAIRSA from the coding sequence GTGACCACGGAACGTGTGCAAAGAAAGCGGCAGTTGGGGCATCGTGCCCGGCTGGCGCTGACACCTGCACAGATCCGGCTCATGGATGACCAGGCGCATGCGGCCCGCGCCATGTGGAACTGCCTGCACGACTGGTGGACGATGCTCCCCAAGGGCAAGCGTTCCCTGGCTGCTGCCGATGCGGCGATCCGCCAGGCCCGCAAGGAGATCGAATGGCTCGGCGTGCTCCCCGCCCAGGCCGCGCAGGCGGTACTGAAGACGTACTTTCAGGCGTGGAAGAACTGCTGGGACGGCCGTGCTGACGCGCCGAACTTCAAGGCCCGCCTGCGCACGGTGATGAGCGTGGACATCCCGCAGGGCCGGGACCTGAACATCACCCGAGTGCACCGCCGGTGGGGCATGGTCAACATCCCCAGGATCGGCCGGGTCCCCTTCCGCTGGACCAAAGACCTCCCGGTCGGCAAGCGGGCAGACACCGACAACCGGATCACCGGTGCCCGGCTGGTCAAGGACGCTCTCGGCTGGCACATCGCCTTCCGCGTCCAGACCCTCGAAGCCAAGCCAGAGCCCCACCAGGGGCCGGAGGTCGGCATCGACGCCGGGGTGAACCTGCCCCTCGCCCTCTCCGACGGCAACCACCACAACCACGGCCGCCCGCCCCGTCTCCCCGACGGGACGGCCGACCGCGACAAGTGGCTGACCCCGGACGAGAAGGCCAAACTGCTGCGCCTGGAACAGCGTGCTGCCCAGCGCAAGCAGCACCGCAAGAACGGGGAGAAGACCTCCCGCCGCTTGCAGCACACCTACGACCAGATCAAGCAGCTCCGCGCAACAGCCACGCGCCGCGCCGTTGACTGGCAGCACAAGACCACCACCGCCATCGCCCAGCAGTACGGCACCGTCGTGGTCGAAGCACTCACCATCACGAACATGGTCAAGTCAGCCAAGGGCACCATCGAGGAACCCGGGAAGAACGTCGCACAGAAGTCCGGCCTGAACCGCTCCATCAGCCAGGAGGCCTGGGGCCGCACCGTGACGATGCTGACGTACAAAACCGCCCGCCAGGGCGGCACCCTGCACAAGGTTCCCGCCCCCGGCACCTCCCTGCGCTGCTCGGCCTGCGGCATCACCACACCGGGCAGCCGACAGGACCAGGCCACGTTCGTGTGCAAGAACCCTGACTGCGGCTGGTCCGGCAACGCCGACTGGAACGCGGCCCGCAACGTCTTGCACCTGTACCGGACGGGCCACGCGCTCATCCCGGCTGCCGGGAGGGCAGTCGTCAGGCGTCCCCGTGGCGCCAAGCCCGCCACCGCAAGGCAGGCAGGAATCTCCCTCGTTCACGAGGGAGAACACTTCAATCGTTCAGCAAGCCCACTCGGGATTCCATCAGGCTGCTCACAGGGCTCGGCGTGTAAGGAGACGTTCACGCAGGTGAGACGATCCGCCATCAGGTCCGCATGA
- the tnpA gene encoding IS200/IS605 family transposase translates to MTTLQVRLPRWNPNPDVRTGRHVVYDLHVHLVFVTKFRRKAFTDDMLTRCEEVMREVCQDFEAELKQFNGEEDHVHLLVHYPPKVQLSRLVNSLKGVSSRYLRKEYDADVRPYLWGGHFWSGSYFAGSCGGAPLTVVRQYIENQQRPV, encoded by the coding sequence GTGACAACTCTACAAGTCCGCCTACCACGCTGGAATCCAAATCCCGACGTACGCACCGGTCGTCACGTCGTATACGACCTGCACGTCCACTTGGTGTTTGTCACCAAGTTCCGGCGCAAGGCGTTCACGGACGACATGCTGACCCGATGCGAGGAGGTCATGCGCGAGGTCTGCCAGGACTTCGAGGCCGAACTCAAGCAGTTCAACGGCGAAGAGGACCACGTCCACCTGCTGGTGCACTACCCGCCCAAGGTCCAGCTCTCCAGGCTGGTCAACTCCCTCAAGGGCGTCTCTTCCCGCTACCTGCGCAAGGAGTACGACGCGGATGTCCGCCCGTACCTGTGGGGCGGCCACTTCTGGTCCGGCTCCTACTTCGCCGGAAGCTGCGGCGGGGCACCACTGACCGTCGTACGCCAGTACATCGAGAACCAACAGCGCCCCGTTTGA